The Martelella sp. AD-3 genome includes a region encoding these proteins:
- a CDS encoding NAD(P)/FAD-dependent oxidoreductase, producing the protein MMSGIVVVGAGQAGLALAAKLRVEGYSGALTLLGEEAWPPYQRPPLSKKFLLGELPRERLFLRSRDFYGEHDIDLRLGARVEAIDRSAKKVRFGDEVLAYDRLVLTTGACPRRLPAAIGGDLGNVFTLRGIDDVDAMAPLFVPGARLLVVGGGYIGLEAAAVAARAGLKVTLIESGPRILGRVAAEETAGYFRTLHRENDVDLREEAGLRRLLGDNTVEAAELADGTTVSVDLVIVGIGVTPATTLAETAGLPVENGIATDEFGQTADPSIFAAGDCASFPYAGGRLRLESVQNAIEHAECVAKSLLGAETPYRPEPWFWSDQYEVKLQIAGLNTGYDRVVARKGDREGSVSHWYFAGRRFIAIDAMNDPRAYMTARRLLAAGASPDPDHLAAADLKTLAAA; encoded by the coding sequence ATGATGAGCGGGATCGTGGTTGTGGGCGCGGGCCAGGCGGGGCTTGCGCTGGCGGCGAAGCTCAGGGTCGAAGGCTATTCGGGCGCATTGACGCTACTGGGCGAAGAGGCGTGGCCGCCCTATCAGCGGCCGCCGCTTTCAAAGAAATTCCTGCTGGGGGAGCTGCCGCGCGAGCGACTCTTTCTGCGCTCCCGGGATTTCTACGGTGAGCACGACATCGATTTGAGGCTCGGCGCGCGTGTCGAGGCGATCGACCGAAGCGCGAAGAAGGTGCGTTTCGGCGATGAGGTTCTTGCCTATGACAGGCTGGTGCTGACGACCGGCGCTTGTCCCCGGCGCCTGCCGGCGGCGATCGGCGGCGACCTCGGGAACGTTTTCACCCTGCGCGGGATTGACGATGTCGATGCCATGGCGCCGCTTTTTGTACCCGGCGCGCGGCTTCTGGTGGTGGGCGGCGGCTATATCGGCCTGGAGGCGGCAGCCGTTGCGGCGCGCGCGGGCCTCAAGGTGACGCTGATCGAAAGCGGTCCGCGCATTCTCGGCCGCGTCGCGGCGGAAGAGACGGCGGGCTATTTCCGCACGCTTCACCGCGAAAACGACGTTGATCTGCGGGAGGAAGCGGGGCTTCGCCGGCTTCTCGGCGACAACACTGTGGAGGCGGCGGAACTGGCCGACGGCACGACGGTTTCCGTCGATCTGGTGATTGTCGGCATCGGCGTCACGCCCGCGACGACGCTTGCCGAGACGGCAGGTCTGCCGGTCGAAAACGGCATCGCCACGGATGAATTCGGCCAAACGGCCGACCCGTCGATCTTCGCCGCCGGCGATTGCGCCAGTTTTCCATATGCGGGCGGCAGGCTTCGGCTGGAGAGCGTGCAGAACGCCATCGAACACGCCGAATGCGTGGCGAAGAGCCTGCTGGGCGCAGAAACGCCCTACCGGCCCGAGCCCTGGTTCTGGTCGGATCAGTATGAGGTTAAGCTGCAGATCGCAGGGCTTAATACCGGCTATGACCGCGTCGTGGCGCGCAAGGGAGACCGGGAGGGCTCGGTTTCGCACTGGTATTTTGCCGGCCGGCGCTTCATCGCCATCGACGCGATGAACGATCCGCGCGCCTACATGACCGCAAGGCGGTTGCTTGCGGCGGGGGCAAGCCCCGATCCCGACCATCTGGCTGCGGCCGATCTGAAGACGCTGGCCGCAGCATGA
- a CDS encoding 2Fe-2S iron-sulfur cluster-binding protein translates to MVKIIYIEHAGKRREIDVAAGQSVMEGARDNGVEGIVAECGGCCSCSTCHVYVAGDWFDRLPPVEPMEEDMLDFAPGMEPGRSRLSCQLRVTEDLDGLTVEVPAEQA, encoded by the coding sequence TTGGTAAAGATCATCTATATCGAGCATGCCGGAAAGCGCCGCGAGATCGATGTTGCCGCAGGCCAGAGCGTCATGGAAGGCGCGCGCGACAATGGCGTGGAGGGCATCGTCGCCGAATGCGGCGGTTGCTGCTCCTGTTCCACCTGTCACGTCTATGTTGCCGGTGACTGGTTTGACCGGCTGCCGCCGGTTGAGCCGATGGAAGAGGACATGCTCGATTTCGCGCCAGGCATGGAGCCGGGCCGGTCGCGATTGTCCTGTCAGTTGAGGGTCACCGAAGACCTCGACGGGCTGACAGTCGAGGTCCCCGCCGAACAGGCCTGA
- a CDS encoding LysR family transcriptional regulator — protein MPYNLRHLRVFLAVAETHSVTRAAELCFVSQPAVTQALGKIASLAGATLFSRTPQGLYVTEAGEMLACRVRRALAYLDPALSDVAPRLKVTVTRAQLNALIAVAETQNFTLAAKRLGLAQPTVHRAVSQIESEAERPLFERTAFGIVATRAASTLAQAARLAFAELAQADADLAEAMKRETGRIVVGAMPLSRACVLPDAIVAFRALGRAIPVDVLEGDYDDLLAGLRRGETDFLIGALRDPAPIGDIVQEELFTDSVVLVAGPRHPLLRKRKDGTLLQPTFEALARYPFVVAPEGTPIRSHFDRMFEAAGLAVPSRLVETRSVILMRELLEKSDHLGCVSKRQAEAEIGHGLMIALPFELPASARPIGLTLRAGFLPTAAQTLFLKLLRETALSLSGTA, from the coding sequence TTGCCCTATAATCTTCGCCATCTCAGGGTCTTCCTGGCCGTCGCCGAGACGCATTCGGTCACCCGGGCGGCAGAATTGTGCTTCGTCTCGCAACCGGCCGTGACCCAGGCGCTGGGCAAGATCGCAAGCCTTGCCGGGGCGACGCTCTTTTCGCGCACGCCCCAGGGGCTCTACGTCACCGAGGCCGGCGAGATGCTGGCCTGCCGCGTGAGACGCGCCCTCGCCTATCTCGACCCGGCGCTTTCGGATGTCGCGCCGCGCCTGAAGGTGACGGTCACGCGCGCGCAGCTGAACGCTCTGATCGCCGTCGCCGAAACCCAGAACTTCACGCTGGCCGCCAAACGGCTCGGCCTGGCGCAGCCGACGGTGCACCGCGCCGTTAGCCAGATTGAGAGCGAGGCTGAACGACCGCTGTTCGAACGCACCGCCTTCGGCATCGTCGCCACGCGCGCGGCATCAACGCTTGCCCAGGCCGCACGGCTCGCCTTTGCCGAACTCGCCCAGGCGGACGCCGACCTGGCGGAGGCGATGAAACGGGAGACCGGCCGGATCGTCGTCGGCGCGATGCCGCTGTCGCGCGCCTGCGTGCTGCCGGACGCGATCGTCGCCTTTCGCGCGCTTGGCCGCGCCATCCCTGTCGATGTGCTGGAAGGCGATTACGACGACCTGCTTGCCGGGCTCAGGCGCGGAGAGACCGACTTTCTCATCGGCGCGCTGCGCGATCCCGCGCCCATCGGCGATATCGTCCAGGAAGAGCTGTTCACCGACAGCGTGGTGCTGGTCGCGGGGCCCCGGCACCCGCTTCTGCGCAAGAGGAAGGACGGCACGCTGTTGCAGCCAACCTTCGAGGCGCTTGCCCGGTATCCCTTCGTCGTCGCCCCTGAGGGCACGCCGATCCGAAGCCATTTCGACCGCATGTTCGAAGCCGCCGGGCTTGCCGTGCCGTCGCGGCTGGTGGAAACGCGCTCGGTGATCCTGATGCGCGAGCTTCTGGAGAAAAGCGATCATCTCGGCTGCGTCTCGAAGCGCCAGGCGGAGGCGGAAATCGGCCACGGGCTGATGATCGCCCTTCCATTCGAACTTCCGGCAAGCGCCCGCCCGATCGGGCTGACGCTGCGCGCCGGTTTCCTGCCGACCGCCGCCCAGACGCTGTTCCTGAAGCTTCTGCGCGAGACGGCGCTTTCGCTTTCCGGCACGGCGTGA
- a CDS encoding NAD(P)-dependent oxidoreductase, whose product MTAIGFIGFGEAARAIADGWAAAGIATTLAAFDIKTLHNDAAEAIAKACDKRGVFCAPSSAALLRRSDIVFSLVTADNGFAAAEAAAAYIRPGTLYLDGNSCSPETKRRNAALIEAAGARYVDVAIMSPIHPKRHETPCLVSGPHATQGAEAMAGLGMKASVTGPHIGDASSVKMIRSVMIKGTEALMAECFLAAEKAGVSAEVIASLSASDPQIDWPKKAAYCLERMMVHGTRRAAEMREVAATISDLGLEARMSAATVAWQAEIGALGLQTAKDDDLAERVGLILSAEARAED is encoded by the coding sequence ATGACAGCCATCGGATTTATCGGTTTCGGCGAAGCCGCGCGCGCGATTGCGGACGGCTGGGCTGCGGCAGGCATTGCGACGACCCTTGCCGCCTTCGACATCAAGACGCTGCACAACGACGCGGCAGAAGCAATCGCCAAGGCCTGCGACAAGCGCGGCGTCTTCTGCGCTCCGTCATCCGCCGCTCTGCTTCGGCGAAGCGATATCGTCTTCAGCCTGGTCACCGCCGACAACGGGTTTGCCGCCGCCGAGGCGGCGGCGGCGTATATCAGGCCCGGCACGCTCTATCTCGACGGCAATTCCTGTTCTCCGGAGACCAAGCGCCGCAACGCGGCATTGATCGAAGCCGCCGGCGCGCGCTACGTCGATGTCGCGATCATGAGCCCGATCCACCCGAAACGCCACGAAACGCCCTGCCTCGTCTCGGGTCCGCATGCAACGCAAGGCGCGGAGGCGATGGCAGGCCTTGGCATGAAGGCGAGCGTGACGGGCCCGCACATCGGCGACGCCTCCTCGGTGAAGATGATCCGCTCGGTGATGATCAAGGGCACCGAGGCGCTGATGGCGGAGTGCTTTCTCGCCGCTGAAAAGGCGGGCGTCAGCGCTGAGGTGATCGCCTCCCTTTCCGCCTCCGACCCGCAGATCGACTGGCCGAAAAAGGCCGCCTATTGTCTCGAGCGGATGATGGTGCACGGCACGCGGCGCGCGGCGGAAATGCGCGAGGTCGCGGCGACCATAAGCGATCTCGGGCTTGAGGCGCGCATGAGCGCGGCAACGGTTGCCTGGCAGGCGGAAATCGGAGCGCTCGGCCTTCAGACAGCGAAAGACGATGACCTCGCGGAACGCGTCGGGCTGATCCTGTCGGCAGAGGCCCGCGCCGAAGACTGA
- a CDS encoding PIG-L deacetylase family protein, whose translation MPDTNKTALVISAHAADFVWRCGGAIALHAAKGYDVTVLCLSFGERGESAKLWKQEGMTLDRVKSERRKEAEQAAEALGVHDLVCLDLGDYPLELSREDKNRVVEVIRRVQPAFMLSHSQYDPYNTDHMYATRVALECRMIAQAWGHNPGEKVLGAPQLYLFEPHQTEQMGWKPDTFLDITPVWEKKRAAIECMAGQEHLWEYYTRVAINRANHFKRNSGGQASGRDCKYAEGFQSIFPRTVDEL comes from the coding sequence ATGCCGGACACCAACAAGACCGCGCTCGTGATCAGCGCCCATGCCGCCGATTTCGTCTGGCGCTGCGGCGGGGCGATCGCGCTGCACGCGGCCAAGGGCTATGACGTGACGGTGCTGTGCCTTTCCTTCGGCGAGCGCGGCGAAAGCGCGAAACTGTGGAAGCAGGAGGGGATGACCCTCGACAGGGTCAAGAGCGAACGCCGGAAGGAGGCCGAACAGGCGGCGGAAGCGCTCGGCGTCCACGATCTCGTCTGCCTCGACCTCGGCGACTATCCGCTGGAGCTTTCCCGCGAGGACAAGAACAGGGTGGTCGAGGTCATCCGCAGGGTGCAGCCCGCCTTCATGCTGTCGCACTCGCAATATGACCCCTACAACACCGACCATATGTATGCCACGAGAGTTGCGCTCGAATGCCGGATGATTGCCCAGGCCTGGGGTCACAATCCCGGCGAGAAGGTGCTTGGCGCGCCGCAGCTTTATCTGTTCGAGCCGCATCAGACCGAGCAGATGGGCTGGAAGCCGGACACCTTTCTCGACATCACGCCGGTGTGGGAGAAGAAGCGCGCGGCGATCGAATGCATGGCCGGGCAGGAGCATCTCTGGGAATATTACACCCGCGTCGCCATCAACCGCGCCAATCATTTCAAGCGCAATTCCGGCGGCCAGGCCTCGGGGCGCGACTGCAAATATGCGGAAGGCTTCCAGTCGATCTTTCCGCGCACGGTTGACGAACTCTGA
- a CDS encoding VOC family protein yields the protein MTTEPTNPSFDIAHLGHVEVLTNRFEESLDFFTRIYGLKLSGQDEHSAYLRAWDDYEYATLKLTKSDTTGVAHIGYRAASPEALERRVAAIEASGFKVIGWNDGDLSHGRAFRFEDPFGHVFEIYYDTNWYEPQEEAEKAALKNTASAFAGMPPRRLDHINLLSEDVTEFRRFMITCLGARVTEYILLDNGRLGGCWFTINNKSYDLACTEEHGGGKGRLHHVTYATDQREDILRAADIFLQNGVHIETGPHKHAIQGTFFLYVWEPAGNRVELANAGSRLVLAPDWQPVCWTEADRKKGQAWGLKTIESFHTHGTPPVAGKE from the coding sequence ATGACGACGGAGCCAACAAATCCGAGCTTCGACATCGCCCATCTCGGCCATGTGGAGGTGCTGACCAACAGGTTCGAGGAAAGCCTCGACTTTTTCACCCGGATCTACGGGTTGAAGCTGTCCGGACAGGACGAGCATTCCGCCTATCTGAGGGCCTGGGACGATTATGAATATGCGACGTTGAAACTGACGAAGTCCGACACCACGGGCGTTGCCCATATCGGCTACCGGGCCGCTTCCCCGGAAGCGCTGGAACGGCGCGTCGCGGCGATCGAGGCCTCCGGTTTCAAGGTGATCGGCTGGAATGACGGGGACCTGAGCCACGGCCGGGCCTTTCGTTTCGAGGACCCCTTCGGCCATGTCTTCGAGATCTATTACGACACCAATTGGTACGAGCCGCAGGAGGAGGCGGAAAAGGCGGCGCTGAAGAACACGGCATCCGCCTTTGCCGGCATGCCGCCGCGCCGCCTCGACCATATCAACCTGCTCTCCGAAGACGTCACCGAATTCCGCCGCTTCATGATCACCTGCCTCGGCGCGCGGGTGACGGAATATATCCTTCTCGACAATGGCCGGCTCGGCGGCTGCTGGTTCACCATCAACAACAAGAGCTATGACCTTGCCTGCACCGAAGAGCATGGCGGCGGCAAGGGACGACTGCATCACGTGACCTATGCCACCGACCAGCGCGAGGACATTCTGCGCGCCGCCGACATCTTCCTGCAGAACGGCGTCCACATCGAGACGGGGCCGCACAAACACGCGATCCAGGGCACCTTCTTCCTTTATGTCTGGGAACCGGCGGGCAACCGCGTCGAGCTCGCCAATGCCGGTTCCCGCCTCGTTCTGGCGCCGGACTGGCAGCCGGTCTGCTGGACCGAGGCAGACCGCAAGAAGGGCCAGGCCTGGGGACTGAAGACGATCGAGAGCTTCCATACCCACGGCACGCCGCCGGTTGCCGGCAAGGAGTGA